In Lacibacter sp. H375, one DNA window encodes the following:
- a CDS encoding glycosyltransferase → MESSMQHAVSVVVCARDEAQNLADNLPEILQQEYRSTFEVIAVNDNSFDDSKYVLEYLSKPFRNLRPIELKQEARLINGKKFPLSIGIKEAKYELLLLTDADCKPASGKWIELMQGAFNNGKEIALGYGAYYKKPGLLNKLIRFETFLSALQYFSYALAGMPYMGVGRNLAYKKELFFRNKGFSSHNQLPGGDDDLFINQVATKKNTAVVLDEDAFTLSEPKTRWSTWRSQKARHYTTSNHYKGIHKFSLGLFAFSHFLFYPLLAASIIFFNWWMALAVFGFRLLVQGIIYYKSMSKLKEKDLFWLYPILDIWQWFYYLLFANSLFKKPRANWK, encoded by the coding sequence ATGGAAAGCTCTATGCAGCATGCCGTTTCGGTGGTGGTTTGTGCAAGGGATGAAGCGCAAAATCTTGCTGACAATTTACCCGAAATTCTGCAACAGGAGTACCGTTCAACCTTTGAGGTAATAGCTGTGAACGACAATTCGTTTGACGACAGCAAGTATGTGCTGGAATACCTGTCGAAACCATTCCGTAACCTTCGCCCAATTGAATTGAAACAAGAGGCAAGATTGATCAATGGGAAAAAATTTCCTTTGTCAATTGGCATTAAAGAAGCAAAGTATGAATTGCTTTTGCTTACTGATGCTGACTGCAAACCCGCAAGTGGCAAATGGATCGAGTTAATGCAGGGTGCATTCAATAATGGAAAAGAAATTGCATTGGGTTATGGCGCTTATTATAAAAAACCCGGCTTGCTGAATAAGCTTATTCGTTTCGAAACATTTTTATCGGCACTGCAGTATTTCTCTTACGCATTAGCAGGCATGCCTTATATGGGTGTGGGTCGTAATCTTGCTTATAAAAAAGAATTATTTTTTCGTAACAAAGGCTTCTCTTCTCACAACCAATTACCTGGTGGAGACGATGATCTTTTTATTAACCAGGTAGCAACAAAAAAGAATACGGCTGTTGTGTTAGATGAAGATGCTTTCACTTTATCTGAACCAAAAACAAGATGGAGCACATGGCGCAGCCAGAAAGCAAGACATTATACAACCAGTAATCATTACAAAGGCATTCATAAGTTTTCACTGGGACTGTTTGCATTTTCACATTTCCTGTTCTATCCACTGCTTGCCGCATCCATTATTTTCTTTAACTGGTGGATGGCATTGGCAGTGTTTGGTTTCAGGTTACTCGTGCAGGGGATCATCTACTACAAGAGCATGAGTAAGCTTAAGGAAAAAGATCTTTTCTGGCTTTATCCCATTCTCGATATCTGGCAATGGTTTTATTATCTTTTATTTGCAAATAGTTTATTTAAAAAACCAAGAGCCAATTGGAAGTAG
- the rsmG gene encoding 16S rRNA (guanine(527)-N(7))-methyltransferase RsmG, with translation MEVVLKYFSDFTPAQLQQFQQLEAVYKEWNEKINVISRKDIDSLYEKHVLHSLAIAAVFNFQPGTQICDLGTGGGFPGIPLAIFFPEVQFHLTDSINKKLKVVNEVASAIGLKNVTTQHTRTEQIVNRKFDFVVSRAVAPLKDLWQWSVPILKAKGQGKPATAFDEPFYGGLICLKGGDLAEEVKESGLSPTVWQIDELFTEDFFKEKFVMAVKR, from the coding sequence TTGGAAGTAGTACTTAAATATTTTTCTGATTTTACGCCCGCACAGTTGCAGCAATTTCAGCAACTCGAAGCTGTTTACAAGGAATGGAATGAAAAGATCAATGTGATCTCCCGTAAAGATATCGACAGTCTTTATGAGAAGCATGTGCTTCATTCATTAGCCATTGCTGCAGTATTCAACTTTCAACCCGGCACACAAATATGCGATCTGGGTACAGGTGGTGGATTCCCCGGTATTCCGTTGGCCATCTTTTTTCCTGAAGTACAATTTCATTTAACCGACAGCATCAACAAAAAATTAAAAGTGGTGAACGAAGTGGCTTCAGCCATTGGTTTAAAGAATGTAACCACTCAACATACTCGCACCGAGCAGATCGTTAACCGCAAATTTGATTTTGTTGTGAGCCGTGCCGTTGCTCCGTTAAAAGACCTCTGGCAATGGAGTGTTCCCATTCTTAAAGCAAAAGGACAAGGCAAACCTGCCACCGCATTTGATGAGCCTTTTTATGGCGGGCTTATTTGTTTGAAAGGAGGCGATCTTGCCGAAGAAGTGAAAGAAAGCGGCCTGTCTCCCACCGTCTGGCAAATTGACGAACTGTTTACCGAAGATTTTTTCAAGGAAAAGTTTGTGATGGCTGTAAAACGCTGA